The following coding sequences are from one Bacillus sp. PK3_68 window:
- a CDS encoding MEDS domain-containing protein, with translation MKNSIIEVIKDLKKVKRGHICYFYSNEITYINNVVSFIATGIRNGDHILLVENDRNILLINKRLEKVLSKKEWTFLHVMNNYDFYYFNKNFNPHTIVNHFLENIEPFLKEGASICTWGLIEWGEDKEIHQCIEEYEKEVDKITNEKGIISVCAYNAGRTPDSLKELLIKCHGITLTDGEAVKLK, from the coding sequence ATGAAAAACTCGATTATAGAAGTAATCAAAGATTTGAAAAAAGTGAAAAGGGGACATATTTGTTATTTCTATAGTAATGAAATAACTTACATAAATAATGTCGTTTCCTTTATAGCTACAGGGATTAGGAACGGTGACCACATTTTACTTGTCGAAAATGATAGAAATATTCTTCTTATAAACAAGCGGTTAGAAAAAGTGCTGAGTAAGAAAGAATGGACCTTCTTGCATGTTATGAATAATTATGATTTTTACTATTTTAATAAGAATTTTAATCCTCATACGATTGTCAATCATTTCTTAGAAAACATAGAACCGTTCCTAAAAGAAGGGGCTTCAATTTGTACTTGGGGACTTATCGAATGGGGAGAAGATAAAGAAATTCACCAATGTATAGAGGAATATGAAAAAGAAGTGGATAAAATAACAAATGAAAAAGGGATTATTTCGGTATGTGCGTATAATGCTGGGAGAACACCAGATTCATTAAAAGAACTGTTAATAAAATGCCACGGGATAACACTGACAGATGGTGAAGCGGTAAAATTGAAATAA
- a CDS encoding S66 peptidase family protein, which produces MIKYPFLEKGTTIGVTAPSSGVPTELHELLKAACSRMETKGYKVICGDTAWTQDKARSASAKKRAEEFNKMMLDEDIHIIIPPWGGELLIETLEYIDFENIQTKWVLGYSDISLLLLAITLKTGIATAHGTNLVDLRGEYSDDTTAMWQKVLSLKKGESILQCSSDKYQKEWQFDKPTPYVFNFTEKTEWKSISNNRIKIQGRLLGGCIDTIRHLIGTTFGEVKKFKEYYIKGESVIWFFENCELSTTALRRSLVQMKLAGWFENCSGVMFGRSPANTPVRNYTVEDVYRELSEELQIPIIYDIDCGHVPPQMTLINGAHAEVESDSGKGEILQYFK; this is translated from the coding sequence ATGATAAAATATCCGTTTTTAGAAAAAGGGACGACGATAGGAGTTACAGCGCCTTCATCTGGCGTACCCACTGAACTACATGAATTGTTGAAAGCTGCATGTAGTCGTATGGAAACGAAGGGTTATAAGGTCATCTGTGGTGATACTGCTTGGACTCAAGACAAGGCAAGGTCTGCATCTGCTAAGAAGCGTGCAGAAGAGTTTAATAAAATGATGCTCGATGAAGATATACATATCATTATTCCGCCTTGGGGTGGAGAACTACTTATTGAAACGCTTGAATATATTGACTTTGAAAATATCCAAACCAAATGGGTATTAGGTTACTCAGATATTAGTCTTTTATTATTGGCTATCACATTAAAAACAGGTATAGCTACTGCACATGGAACGAATTTAGTAGATTTAAGAGGAGAGTATTCTGATGATACGACAGCAATGTGGCAGAAAGTTTTATCCCTAAAAAAGGGTGAATCAATACTACAATGTTCATCAGACAAATATCAAAAGGAATGGCAGTTTGATAAACCAACTCCATATGTTTTTAATTTTACAGAAAAAACAGAATGGAAATCAATTTCAAATAACAGAATTAAAATACAGGGTCGTTTACTTGGCGGATGTATTGATACTATCAGACATTTAATTGGGACAACATTTGGGGAAGTGAAAAAATTTAAAGAATATTACATAAAAGGTGAATCTGTTATATGGTTTTTCGAAAATTGTGAGTTATCCACTACCGCTTTGCGTCGTTCCCTCGTGCAAATGAAATTGGCTGGATGGTTTGAAAATTGTTCAGGTGTTATGTTCGGGAGAAGTCCGGCTAATACACCTGTTAGAAATTATACAGTTGAAGATGTTTATAGAGAGCTTTCTGAAGAACTTCAAATACCTATTATATATGACATTGATTGTGGTCATGTTCCACCACAAATGACATTAATAAATGGAGCGCATGCCGAAGTTGAATCGGATAGCGGTAAAGGGGAAATTTTACAATATTTTAAATAA